The Amycolatopsis jiangsuensis nucleotide sequence CGCGTTCGAGGTGATCCCGTCGACGCGCTCGAGCTGGGTGTTCACGTGCGTGATGGTCTCGTTGGCGCCGATCAGCAGCGGATCGCTGTTCTCGTGTGCCTTGCGGATCGCGATGGTGGCCTCGTCCAGCGTGCGGCCCAGTTTGAGCAGCGGGATCGCGAGCAGCACGACCAGCAGCACGAAAGCACCTGCGGCGATCAGCGCGGCGATCTGCCCTGCCGACACGGGCCCTCCTCGGGTGGTGCGGGTTTCCGGTGTGTCAGTGAGGTTACCGCCTGGCCCGCCGTTCGCAGGGCGCGCCCCGCCGCTGTGGTCACGCAGCGCAGCCACCTCGGTGGAAAACCGTTCGCGACCGTCGCACCGGCGCTGGTGGGCACGGGGAATGACCGGCAGCAGCGAGCGCCGGCCGCCGGCCCGGGTGCTCGGCGGACCGGGCGGCGCGGTGGCCCGAAGTGCTCACCGGGCTGTCCGGCGTGGACTGTGACCACGCTGCGCCCGAGGTCGCCCGGCGGCGGGCCGCGTAGCAGCCACCCGGTCCGGGCTTCTTCGCGCATTTCACCCTCGTCGCCGCGGTTTTCGCCGGACGGGACTGCGGCGGGCGGACGTTCGAGCGCACGCAGTTGCTGGAGCACGCCCTCACCAACGGGCATCAGCGTGGACCCGATCGCCGGGCTGCTCAGCGGCCGTCCCTGACGATCGCCTCGTACAGCGCGGCCATGTCGTCCTCGCCATGGCCGGCCTCGGCCGCGGCACGCAGGTGCGCGAGCGCCGCGCCGACGCCCGAGACGTCGGCGGCTTCTCCC carries:
- a CDS encoding DUF948 domain-containing protein, giving the protein MSAGQIAALIAAGAFVLLVVLLAIPLLKLGRTLDEATIAIRKAHENSDPLLIGANETITHVNTQLERVDGITSNAQAVSGNVSALSSVFTATLGGPLVKTAALSYGVSKAIRARRKRQETKAERPGRRKK